In Sphingobacterium sp. PCS056, the following proteins share a genomic window:
- a CDS encoding response regulator transcription factor, whose translation MEILLVEDEPSVISLIQRGLKGENHVISVAMDGYTGLKMAGLHPYDLIILDVMLPGMNGLEICRNIRKTNQDVPILILSALNQTEDIVEAFNRDADDYLTKPFKLDELRARINRQSRKARQQTMTGNTITIDNLVMDRDSKNVQRGGKSVILTATEYRLLEYLMVNKNKILSRVDILEEVWGIDFNMSTNVVDVYVNYLRKKIDYTTEKKLIHTVIGMGYILRNEN comes from the coding sequence TTGGAAATATTACTTGTTGAAGATGAACCATCTGTTATATCGTTGATCCAGCGGGGACTCAAAGGGGAAAACCATGTGATCAGTGTCGCCATGGACGGATATACGGGTTTAAAAATGGCGGGTCTCCATCCCTATGACTTGATTATTCTAGATGTCATGCTACCGGGTATGAATGGTTTGGAAATCTGCAGAAATATCCGCAAAACAAATCAAGATGTACCTATCCTTATTTTAAGTGCCCTAAATCAGACGGAGGATATTGTTGAGGCCTTTAATCGGGATGCGGATGATTACCTGACAAAACCTTTTAAGCTGGATGAACTTCGAGCGCGCATCAATCGGCAATCTCGAAAAGCGAGGCAACAAACGATGACAGGCAATACCATCACGATCGATAATCTGGTGATGGACCGAGATAGTAAAAATGTGCAACGTGGAGGTAAATCGGTTATCCTGACGGCTACCGAATACCGACTGCTGGAGTATCTGATGGTCAATAAAAATAAAATTCTTTCTCGTGTCGATATACTCGAAGAAGTATGGGGTATAGACTTCAATATGAGCACCAATGTCGTTGACGTCTATGTCAACTACCTCCGTAAGAAAATTGATTACACGACTGAGAAAAAACTCATTCATACCGTTATTGGAATGGGCTATATCCTAAGAAATGAAAATTAG
- a CDS encoding sensor histidine kinase, translating into MKIRTKVIALFSAISVIYIVSFALYVSYFTKDSLQTKFYHRLEENATIVGNHIVQNDAYNNKVYYEVTRKYLRQLAEGKDYLLRIVKGHTDLRYKPDLPLPDSFYEEAIIKGKAQFLHQKTSYVGMYFIDSLHQENLLVISEGIDEYGHDEQRMLDHTLMTGGLFAIILVSLLSFYFANRLLAPIKAINKELTQVDISHLDKRVKNTFSEDEDEIGVLIANFNAMMRRLDISVKSQQSFIGNASHSLRTPLTIIGGEAELALQLLDKNHEAYYSVDAIVKHATKMNLIINNLLLLSRSGFDGKIENKQLVRIDELLYDVQKSEKSMNPDCEIFLDFSHIPEDSSEMNIFVNLDLFYIAFSNIVSNACKYGNNKTVTISLVCHLNLVVVKISDHGIGIPLNDQPHIFDSFYRASNVGAIYGNGLGLVLAKHIFELHQSILSVSSIENKGTSVSVYIPK; encoded by the coding sequence ATGAAAATTAGAACCAAGGTCATAGCACTTTTTTCGGCCATTTCGGTCATTTATATTGTATCTTTTGCTCTATATGTATCTTATTTTACAAAGGATAGCTTACAAACGAAGTTCTACCATCGTCTGGAAGAAAATGCCACTATCGTCGGTAATCATATCGTTCAAAATGATGCCTATAACAACAAAGTTTATTATGAAGTCACCCGTAAATACCTGCGTCAGCTTGCGGAAGGAAAGGATTACCTATTACGTATCGTAAAGGGACATACAGATCTTCGCTATAAACCTGATCTTCCTTTGCCCGACTCCTTCTATGAAGAGGCTATAATAAAAGGAAAAGCACAGTTTTTGCATCAAAAAACATCCTATGTAGGGATGTATTTTATCGATTCCTTACATCAAGAAAATCTATTGGTGATTTCTGAAGGTATCGATGAATATGGACACGATGAACAAAGGATGCTGGATCATACCTTAATGACAGGTGGACTATTTGCGATTATATTGGTTTCCTTACTTTCCTTTTATTTTGCTAATCGGTTATTGGCGCCTATTAAAGCGATTAATAAAGAATTGACTCAGGTCGATATCTCTCATCTGGACAAGCGGGTCAAGAATACTTTTTCGGAGGATGAAGATGAAATCGGTGTCCTAATTGCCAATTTTAATGCGATGATGAGGCGTTTGGATATCTCGGTCAAATCGCAACAGAGCTTTATTGGCAATGCTTCCCATTCCCTGCGCACACCACTCACCATTATCGGTGGAGAAGCCGAATTGGCCCTCCAACTTCTGGATAAAAACCATGAGGCTTATTATTCAGTAGATGCTATTGTCAAACATGCCACAAAGATGAACTTGATCATCAATAACCTCCTGCTCTTATCGAGGAGCGGATTTGATGGTAAAATCGAAAACAAACAGTTAGTTCGAATCGATGAGTTGTTGTACGATGTACAAAAAAGCGAAAAAAGCATGAATCCAGACTGTGAAATCTTTTTGGATTTTTCTCATATTCCTGAAGATAGCAGTGAGATGAATATCTTCGTCAACCTGGATCTATTTTATATTGCCTTTAGTAATATTGTTTCCAATGCCTGTAAATATGGGAACAATAAAACGGTGACTATTTCTTTGGTCTGTCATTTGAATCTTGTAGTTGTCAAAATTTCGGATCATGGCATCGGTATTCCCCTGAACGATCAACCGCATATTTTTGATTCTTTTTATCGGGCATCCAATGTCGGGGCGATCTATGGAAACGGGTTGGGATTAGTGCTTGCCAAGCATATTTTTGAATTACATCAGTCCATCCTCTCGGTATCTTCGATTGAAAATAAAGGTACATCCGTGAGTGTCTATATTCCAAAATAA
- a CDS encoding porin codes for MKKVTSIAASLFLIACIPQRVAAQEKAVDTPPQIDSLYQSQPPTSNLFHLDVLLRAGLNVESMGASEATNKINLDEARILLRGDYNDQLSYRVRFRLNRSFAPTSQDNASRALDMAYLKYKFGKDHKWAITAGKQSAFVGSYEFENNPIYEFKFTDYVDRILNLFVVGATLSYELNPDHSLNLQVYNTINDSFADLHSKNGYTLGDLKASSTPIGAYATWIGSFWDKKISTKWSYNISQLAEHKTNHGISLANKLKTDRDMLYVDLQYSYLAVDYALIASAAMNDFYARTNSDRVLAQDVTYKSMVARYDRMLSDKWELALKGAYETAGMTKDTDIDRDFRRNLTYFAALQHKPFKKQDLRFYLGYVGNTVSFDSQFNLPKQQFNRLALGTYFTIPAL; via the coding sequence ATGAAAAAAGTAACATCCATTGCCGCATCTTTATTTTTAATAGCCTGCATACCACAAAGGGTAGCAGCGCAAGAAAAAGCTGTTGATACCCCACCTCAAATCGATTCGTTATATCAATCGCAGCCGCCGACGTCGAATCTTTTTCACCTGGATGTGCTGTTGCGTGCGGGATTAAATGTCGAATCAATGGGGGCTAGTGAAGCGACCAATAAGATCAATCTGGATGAAGCACGGATCTTACTCCGCGGGGATTATAATGACCAGTTGTCGTACCGTGTTCGATTCCGCCTCAACCGTTCTTTTGCTCCAACGAGTCAGGACAATGCCTCTCGTGCACTGGACATGGCTTATCTCAAATATAAATTTGGGAAGGATCATAAATGGGCGATAACAGCAGGAAAGCAAAGTGCATTCGTCGGAAGTTACGAATTTGAGAATAACCCCATTTACGAATTTAAGTTTACCGATTATGTAGACCGCATCCTGAATCTTTTTGTGGTAGGAGCAACGTTGTCTTATGAGCTTAATCCGGATCACTCCCTTAACCTTCAGGTCTATAATACCATCAACGATAGTTTTGCAGATCTACATAGCAAAAATGGATATACCCTTGGGGATTTAAAAGCTTCGAGTACACCTATTGGTGCTTATGCGACGTGGATCGGGTCGTTTTGGGATAAAAAGATCAGTACTAAATGGTCCTATAATATCTCCCAGCTGGCTGAACATAAAACGAATCATGGTATTTCTTTGGCCAATAAACTAAAAACAGATCGCGATATGCTCTATGTGGATTTGCAATACAGTTATCTGGCGGTAGACTATGCTCTGATTGCTTCGGCAGCGATGAATGATTTTTATGCCAGAACAAACAGCGATCGTGTATTGGCACAGGATGTTACCTATAAATCGATGGTTGCGCGCTATGATCGTATGCTGAGCGATAAGTGGGAATTAGCCCTAAAAGGGGCATATGAAACTGCGGGGATGACGAAAGATACCGATATCGATCGGGATTTTCGTCGCAACTTGACCTACTTTGCAGCTTTACAGCATAAACCGTTTAAGAAACAAGATCTCCGTTTTTATCTGGGCTATGTCGGCAATACCGTCTCTTTTGACAGTCAGTTTAATCTTCCGAAACAACAATTTAATCGGCTGGCACTGGGAACTTATTTTACTATTCCAGCACTATAA
- the ureA gene encoding urease subunit gamma: protein MRLTPRETEKLLLHLAGELAAKRLKRGVKLNYPECIAYISGQIMEEARDGKSVASLMQYGTTLLKRSQVMEGVPEMIHDVQIEVTFPDGTKLVTIHNPIR, encoded by the coding sequence ATGCGTTTAACACCGAGAGAAACAGAGAAGCTATTGCTTCACTTGGCAGGAGAACTTGCTGCCAAGAGATTAAAAAGAGGGGTAAAATTAAACTATCCAGAGTGTATCGCTTACATCAGCGGACAGATTATGGAAGAGGCTCGTGATGGAAAGTCTGTAGCATCATTGATGCAATACGGAACAACCTTATTGAAGCGTTCCCAGGTCATGGAGGGGGTTCCTGAAATGATTCACGATGTGCAAATTGAAGTCACCTTCCCAGATGGAACCAAGTTGGTCACCATTCATAACCCAATCCGTTAA
- the ureC gene encoding urease subunit alpha: MAGWNRREWIKVVGLGTLGTATMGLDALGLDKLGLDKSSVKYIDGELYIPRDKYAALFGPTTGDKVRLADTELFIEIEKDFGVYGEENKFGGGKTIRDGMGQSARAMRDEEVLDFCITNVIIIDHWGIVKGDIGIKDGKIVGIGKAGNPDVQDGITKGMVIGGSTEVHGGAGYILTAGGIDTHIHFISPQQVETALYSGVTTFIGGGTGPADGTNATTVTSGKWFMERMFEAFENLPINVGFFGKGNVSTTGPIEEQIEAGALGVKIHEDWGATPATIDAALRVADKYDVQVAIHTDTLNEAGFLEDTVAAIDGRVIHTFHTEGAGGGHAPDIIKIAMYPNILPASTNPTKPFTVNTVEEHLDMLMVCHHLDKNVKEDVAFADSRIRPQSIAAEDILQDMGVFSIMSSDSQAMGRVGEVISRTFQTAHKMKIQRGPLAEDKSNNNDNFRVKRYISKYTINPAKAHGIDQYIGSIEPGKIADLILWKPAMFGVKPEMIIKGGMIVGAKMGDINASIPTPQPIIYRPMFGNYGKALQRICFNFVSKISLENGNIKKLNLSRVSLPVQGCRTVRKKDMVHNDATPHIEVNPETYEVSVDGVLAVCDPLKEVPMAQRFFLF, translated from the coding sequence ATGGCAGGATGGAATAGAAGAGAGTGGATTAAAGTGGTCGGGCTGGGTACATTGGGTACCGCTACGATGGGACTTGACGCTCTGGGTTTAGATAAATTAGGTTTAGACAAATCATCGGTAAAATATATAGATGGGGAACTGTATATCCCTCGAGATAAATATGCAGCGCTATTTGGACCGACGACAGGAGATAAAGTTCGTCTCGCCGATACCGAGCTTTTTATCGAAATCGAAAAAGACTTTGGGGTCTATGGGGAGGAAAATAAATTTGGTGGTGGAAAAACCATTCGTGATGGGATGGGGCAGTCTGCTCGTGCCATGCGTGATGAAGAGGTCCTGGATTTCTGTATCACCAATGTCATCATCATTGACCATTGGGGTATTGTAAAAGGTGATATTGGTATTAAAGATGGTAAGATTGTCGGTATTGGTAAAGCAGGTAACCCCGACGTGCAGGACGGTATTACGAAAGGCATGGTGATCGGTGGATCTACAGAGGTACATGGTGGTGCAGGATATATCCTGACGGCTGGAGGTATTGATACCCATATTCACTTTATATCACCACAGCAAGTAGAAACGGCACTTTACAGTGGTGTGACGACTTTTATCGGTGGTGGGACAGGTCCGGCAGATGGTACCAATGCGACCACTGTAACTTCAGGTAAATGGTTTATGGAGCGTATGTTTGAGGCTTTTGAAAATTTGCCGATTAACGTCGGTTTTTTTGGGAAAGGCAATGTCTCTACCACAGGACCGATCGAGGAGCAAATCGAAGCAGGGGCATTGGGGGTCAAAATCCACGAAGATTGGGGCGCAACTCCGGCGACCATCGATGCTGCACTTCGGGTGGCGGACAAATACGATGTACAGGTGGCGATCCACACGGATACGTTAAACGAAGCGGGATTCTTAGAAGATACCGTAGCGGCAATTGATGGCCGTGTGATCCACACCTTCCACACCGAAGGGGCTGGTGGTGGCCATGCTCCGGACATCATCAAGATCGCCATGTATCCAAATATCTTGCCTGCATCGACCAATCCGACTAAGCCATTTACGGTCAATACGGTAGAAGAGCATCTGGATATGTTGATGGTATGCCATCACTTGGATAAGAATGTAAAAGAAGATGTGGCTTTTGCAGATTCAAGAATCCGTCCGCAGAGTATCGCTGCTGAAGATATTTTGCAGGATATGGGTGTATTCTCCATTATGAGTTCGGATAGTCAAGCGATGGGCCGTGTAGGTGAAGTGATCTCCCGTACATTCCAGACTGCCCATAAGATGAAGATCCAACGGGGACCTTTGGCGGAGGATAAATCAAACAATAATGACAACTTCAGGGTGAAGCGCTATATTTCAAAATATACCATCAATCCGGCCAAAGCACATGGTATAGATCAATATATCGGTTCGATCGAGCCTGGCAAAATTGCCGATTTAATTTTATGGAAACCGGCCATGTTTGGTGTTAAACCAGAAATGATCATCAAAGGGGGTATGATCGTAGGAGCAAAAATGGGGGATATCAATGCCTCTATTCCTACTCCACAGCCGATTATCTATCGTCCTATGTTTGGTAATTATGGCAAAGCTTTGCAGCGGATCTGTTTCAATTTTGTTTCAAAAATCTCCCTTGAAAATGGGAATATCAAAAAATTGAACTTATCGCGCGTAAGTTTACCGGTGCAGGGCTGTCGTACTGTTCGCAAGAAAGATATGGTGCACAATGATGCAACACCCCATATTGAAGTAAATCCAGAGACGTATGAGGTATCGGTAGATGGTGTATTGGCCGTTTGTGATCCTTTGAAAGAAGTGCCGATGGCACAACGTTTTTTCTTGTTCTAA
- a CDS encoding urease accessory protein UreE, with product MLIARTILGTIGNEPQPLEVDFLQLEWFDTTKRIIRAMTVGGREIGFKNSTNRQLSDGDLLYRDPDLEFCIVVKILPCSCLVFRAATPRQMAYVCFEIGNRHIPIFINEQQEVITAFEKPLFDLFIRRGLQPTIEHRVIERTSAWMIHPYKPVQKKISLRL from the coding sequence ATGCTGATCGCAAGAACAATTTTAGGCACTATCGGGAATGAACCACAACCATTGGAGGTCGATTTCCTCCAACTGGAGTGGTTCGATACCACAAAGAGGATTATCAGAGCGATGACGGTGGGAGGACGTGAAATCGGTTTCAAAAATTCAACCAACCGACAGTTGTCGGATGGTGATCTGCTGTATCGCGATCCAGATTTGGAATTCTGTATTGTGGTCAAGATATTGCCTTGTTCTTGCCTTGTTTTTAGAGCTGCTACCCCCAGACAGATGGCCTACGTATGCTTTGAAATTGGAAATCGGCATATCCCCATTTTTATCAATGAGCAGCAAGAAGTCATTACGGCATTTGAAAAGCCGCTGTTTGACTTGTTCATCCGAAGGGGTTTGCAACCTACGATCGAGCATCGGGTGATCGAAAGAACAAGTGCCTGGATGATCCATCCATATAAGCCTGTACAGAAAAAAATTAGTTTACGACTATAA
- a CDS encoding urease accessory protein UreF, giving the protein MNPLLTLLQINDSVFPIGGFTHSYGLETYITKEIVHDSKSAEEYAVTLLEHNFYYNDAAFFSKAWELCAKRASQKKIAELDALVTVLKAPYEIREASRKLGLRFLKLTEKLHPIKRCSAYLKAISSHALHGHYAIAFAMYAQALNISYQDALSAFYYNALNGMVTNCAKLVPISQMDAQQILFKLQPVIDRLVAEQPHLSDDLIGNCCVAQDIRCMQHEKLYTRIYIS; this is encoded by the coding sequence ATGAATCCACTATTAACGCTGCTCCAGATTAATGATTCGGTATTTCCTATTGGCGGATTTACGCATTCCTATGGATTGGAGACTTACATTACGAAAGAGATTGTCCATGATAGCAAATCGGCAGAAGAATATGCGGTCACGCTACTGGAACATAATTTTTATTACAATGATGCTGCTTTTTTTTCCAAAGCTTGGGAGCTCTGTGCAAAGCGAGCATCTCAAAAGAAAATAGCTGAACTAGACGCTTTGGTCACGGTACTAAAAGCGCCGTATGAAATACGGGAGGCCAGTAGAAAATTAGGGCTTCGTTTTTTGAAGCTAACGGAAAAATTACATCCTATAAAACGTTGTTCTGCTTATCTCAAAGCCATTAGTAGCCATGCCCTTCATGGCCATTATGCTATCGCTTTTGCGATGTATGCACAGGCCCTAAACATCAGTTATCAAGATGCCTTAAGTGCGTTTTATTATAACGCTCTCAATGGTATGGTCACCAATTGTGCTAAGCTTGTGCCTATCAGTCAGATGGATGCGCAGCAGATTCTGTTCAAGCTGCAACCTGTGATCGATCGTTTGGTGGCGGAGCAACCTCATCTGAGCGATGACCTGATCGGAAACTGTTGTGTAGCGCAGGATATACGCTGCATGCAACACGAAAAATTATATACACGAATTTATATTTCTTAA
- the ureG gene encoding urease accessory protein UreG, whose translation MATRNYVKIGVGGPVGSGKTALIERLVRSMSDDYSICVVTNDIYTREDAQFLQKNSALPADRIIGVETGGCPHTAIREDASMNIEAVEELADRFPDTEIIFVESGGDNLTSTFSPDLADLSIFVIDVGEGEKMPRKGGPGITRSDLLIINKIDLAPYVHADLEVMRRDTLRMRGERPFIFTNLMTLEGLEEVKNWLKKYALLEE comes from the coding sequence ATGGCAACAAGAAACTACGTTAAGATAGGAGTAGGTGGACCTGTTGGGTCTGGTAAGACAGCGCTGATCGAACGGTTGGTGCGATCGATGTCGGACGACTACAGCATCTGCGTCGTCACCAATGATATTTATACGCGTGAAGATGCTCAATTTCTTCAAAAAAACTCCGCTCTTCCTGCTGATCGGATTATTGGGGTGGAAACCGGTGGTTGTCCGCATACGGCGATACGAGAGGATGCTTCCATGAATATTGAAGCGGTGGAAGAATTGGCAGATCGCTTTCCAGATACGGAAATCATCTTTGTGGAAAGTGGCGGGGACAACCTGACTTCAACCTTTAGTCCTGATCTGGCAGACCTGAGTATTTTTGTGATCGATGTGGGTGAAGGGGAAAAAATGCCACGTAAAGGTGGACCTGGAATAACCCGTTCCGATCTATTGATCATCAATAAGATCGATTTGGCTCCTTATGTGCATGCCGATCTGGAAGTCATGCGTCGGGATACGTTACGTATGCGTGGCGAGCGACCGTTTATTTTTACCAATCTGATGACCTTAGAGGGTTTAGAAGAGGTGAAAAACTGGTTAAAGAAATATGCACTATTAGAAGAATAA
- a CDS encoding urease accessory protein UreD, whose product MESVIQLHVGKEGRYSVLKESGHNAPYKLTHYGAPRLQEHLEMIIMSASPGIMDDDTLDIAIQMKPDTQLKLFTQSFNKLHPMKRGARQTTVAHIDDGAVFYYIPHPVTPFKDSIFKTDNSLYLTGDAVLIWADIIAAGRIHMKEAFVFNSLHSTTKIYRNNVLILMDNQFLSPTKQPIKNLLFFEGYTHQATFLFSAPFAKELKAELDEILTLEYSDITYGFTQAADDIVMLRALGHDGELLYDFMGMLGQLCWDFTQHMQEEMRLKQETDQHAAENLEKAEVTASTDLKIENLNEEHTMLLTKPAKKRKVAKKGTAIGNSVIKKVQVKKIGAGH is encoded by the coding sequence ATGGAAAGTGTCATTCAGCTACATGTAGGTAAAGAGGGCAGGTATAGTGTCTTGAAAGAAAGTGGCCACAATGCGCCTTACAAACTCACCCATTATGGGGCGCCTCGGCTCCAGGAGCATCTGGAGATGATCATCATGAGTGCGTCGCCCGGTATTATGGATGACGATACGCTCGACATTGCGATCCAAATGAAACCCGATACGCAGTTAAAGCTGTTTACACAGTCTTTTAATAAATTACATCCCATGAAACGGGGTGCGCGCCAGACAACGGTGGCACATATCGATGATGGAGCTGTTTTTTATTATATCCCTCATCCGGTGACGCCCTTTAAGGACTCCATCTTTAAAACGGACAATAGCCTGTATTTGACTGGTGATGCGGTGTTGATCTGGGCCGATATTATTGCTGCTGGAAGGATTCACATGAAAGAAGCTTTTGTTTTTAACAGCCTCCATAGTACCACAAAAATATACCGCAATAATGTTTTGATCTTAATGGATAACCAGTTTTTATCGCCGACTAAGCAACCGATAAAAAATCTGTTGTTCTTTGAGGGCTATACACATCAAGCGACCTTTCTCTTCTCGGCACCTTTTGCCAAAGAACTAAAAGCCGAATTGGATGAAATCCTGACCCTCGAATACAGCGATATTACCTATGGTTTTACGCAGGCAGCGGATGATATCGTGATGCTGCGTGCTCTAGGACATGATGGTGAATTGCTGTATGATTTTATGGGGATGCTGGGACAGCTGTGCTGGGATTTTACGCAACACATGCAAGAGGAAATGCGACTGAAACAGGAGACAGATCAACATGCGGCTGAAAATTTAGAAAAAGCTGAAGTAACTGCGTCGACAGATTTGAAAATAGAAAATTTGAATGAAGAGCATACTATGCTGTTAACCAAGCCAGCCAAGAAGCGTAAGGTAGCGAAGAAAGGAACTGCTATAGGAAATTCGGTGATCAAAAAAGTTCAGGTGAAGAAAATAGGAGCAGGCCATTAA
- a CDS encoding LuxR C-terminal-related transcriptional regulator produces MIKVGIIDSDEQSRINIKKILTENCLHGHSVSLQILFDTAGGVMKSVHQVSLPDVIILDIEHQDVTIIEQVNRLYPKTEIIVLTQLADVKTVRKSFRNGAVSYVLKNTCMPYLINAIVITLNQGSFVSPTINRALIEQAFSSKKYEDMLTARELQIANGIVEGLSYKLIAQQYHISLDTVRIYIKRVYRKLNINSKGELIAQLSA; encoded by the coding sequence ATGATAAAAGTGGGCATAATTGATAGTGACGAGCAATCAAGAATAAACATAAAAAAAATCCTAACTGAAAATTGTCTTCATGGTCATTCGGTTTCATTACAAATCTTATTTGATACAGCAGGTGGAGTGATGAAAAGCGTGCATCAGGTCTCGTTACCGGATGTGATTATATTGGATATCGAACATCAGGATGTGACGATCATCGAGCAAGTCAATCGACTGTATCCAAAAACAGAGATTATTGTCTTGACACAATTGGCCGATGTAAAGACCGTTCGTAAGTCTTTTCGAAATGGTGCTGTCAGTTATGTTTTAAAAAACACGTGTATGCCATACTTGATCAATGCAATTGTCATCACGTTAAATCAGGGTTCGTTCGTCAGTCCGACGATCAACAGAGCTTTAATCGAGCAGGCTTTTAGTTCAAAAAAATACGAAGACATGCTGACCGCTCGGGAGCTTCAGATTGCAAATGGTATTGTCGAAGGTTTAAGCTATAAACTGATCGCTCAACAGTACCATATTTCATTGGATACGGTTCGTATCTATATCAAACGGGTTTATCGTAAACTCAATATTAATAGCAAAGGTGAGCTGATCGCTCAATTGTCAGCCTAA